The Verrucomicrobium spinosum DSM 4136 = JCM 18804 DNA segment AATCCCTCCTGCCCTACAACCGGCAGGTGTACGAAGAGCTCGGCGTGTGGGAAAAGATCTCCCAGGCAGGCTTCATGCGCAAAAAGGGTGCCCAGTTCCTGCTCGGCGATGGCACGCGCAAGGTGCGGCTGGATTTCTCCAAAGGCTCCTTCACCGAGTTCCCCGAAGCCGTGCAGGTGGAGCGGGCCAAGTTTGACAACATCCTCCTCACCCACTCCCAGGAGTGCGGCGCGGAGGTGCGGCAGGAATCACTGGTGCAGGATCTTCAGGTCGATGCCGATGGCGTCGCAGTGAAGTACCGGGACAAAGAAGGAGCATCCCACCAGGTGAAGGCCAAGTTCCTGATCGACGCCAGCGGCCTGTCCAACTTCACGGCCAACCGCGAAAATCGCCGCACCTACTACGCAGAGCACAAGAAGATCGCGATCTTCAACCACTTCGCCGGGGTGGACATGCCACAGGGTGAGGAATACGGGGACATCCTCGTGATCCGCCGGAACAACTCGTGGTTCTGGATGATCCCGCTGGAAGACGACAAGGTGAGCGTGGGGCTGGTGATGGATCGCGGCGACTTCCAGGCGCTTGGGCAGGAGCCCAGACAGGTGTTCGAGGAGGCCGTACGCACCACCCCCGCCGTGCAGGAGCGTTTCACCAAGGTGGCACCGCCCGCCTCCGTGCATGTGGCCACCGACTTCTCCTACCGGAACAACTCACTGGTCTCTGATCGCGTAATCCGCGCCGGGGATGCTTCCGGTTTCATCGATCCCGTCTTCTCCAGCGGCGTGCTGCTTGCCACCACCAGTGGCCGCCAGGCCGGACTGGTGGCGGATGAAGCCATCAAGCTGGGCGAATCCATGACTCCTGCCATGCAGGCGTATGAGACCGACACCCGCAACCGCATCGGCCAGTACTGGCAGTTCATCGAGCGCTTCTACACGCAGCCGTTCGCCCAGCTCTTCTTCCAGCCCTCCAACCGCTTTAAGATGATGTGCTCCATCAATGCGGTTCTGGCGGGATGCACCCGGTTGCCTTTCCATGTCCGGATGCGCCTGCGCCTGTTCTTCGGCCTGGTATGGCTGCACAAGAAGTTCGGCATCGCGGAACAAATCCCGATCAAATAGCGGCAGTGAGTGATCTGCGCCCCGTCCTCATCGCCGGCCAGGGGCTGGCGGGCACGGCTGTGGCCTGGCGGCTCTGGGAGCGGCAGGTGCCGTTCCTCATCGTGGATCCCCAGGCGGAGCAGACCAGTTCGAAGGTCGCTGCCGGGCTGGTAACCCCCATCACCGGCATGCGGCTGAACTTGAGCTGGCGCATGCCCACCCTGGCCCCGGAGGCAGTCAGGTTCTATGAAAGCATCGAAGGCCGCCTCGGACGAAAGTTCTACCATGCCACCCCGCACGTCCGGCTTTTCAAGAACGACCGGGAACTGAAAATCTGGGAGACACGCGCCACCGCGCCCGAACTCCAGCCGTGGCTGGACGCAGCCCCGCCCTCCCCGCTGGTGGACGAGGCCAGCTTTCACGGTGAGCTGGGCG contains these protein-coding regions:
- a CDS encoding NAD(P)/FAD-dependent oxidoreductase, whose amino-acid sequence is MNPPESSEHPWDVVIIGGGPAGSSAATTLAQAGRKVLVLEKEKFPRFHIGESLLPYNRQVYEELGVWEKISQAGFMRKKGAQFLLGDGTRKVRLDFSKGSFTEFPEAVQVERAKFDNILLTHSQECGAEVRQESLVQDLQVDADGVAVKYRDKEGASHQVKAKFLIDASGLSNFTANRENRRTYYAEHKKIAIFNHFAGVDMPQGEEYGDILVIRRNNSWFWMIPLEDDKVSVGLVMDRGDFQALGQEPRQVFEEAVRTTPAVQERFTKVAPPASVHVATDFSYRNNSLVSDRVIRAGDASGFIDPVFSSGVLLATTSGRQAGLVADEAIKLGESMTPAMQAYETDTRNRIGQYWQFIERFYTQPFAQLFFQPSNRFKMMCSINAVLAGCTRLPFHVRMRLRLFFGLVWLHKKFGIAEQIPIK